Proteins found in one Gammaproteobacteria bacterium genomic segment:
- a CDS encoding RluA family pseudouridine synthase, with translation MTVNKAKFVEVDENHAGQRIDNFLLAHFTKVPKSRIYRALRSGEVRVNKGRVKPIYRVKLGDMVRLPPISTEQNINSQASVPKNLIGQLEDQIIFENEHLLVINKPAGIAVHSGTGERWGVIEAFRASREHQPFLELAHRIDKDTSGCLVLAKTRRALLDVQDALHAKESRKEYIFLVKGDWKIKKHTVEHALEKQANNSIGSKMAGSESGKDAITIFTTKERFKKHSLMSASILTGRTHQIRVHAQLEGHPIAGDKRYGDFEYNRELQKLGLQRMFLHADYLKLCLSALSQTLEFRAPLPEELKKLCKRLRKGE, from the coding sequence ATGCTGGTCAGCGTATAGACAACTTTTTACTAGCTCATTTTACTAAAGTGCCTAAAAGTAGAATATACCGAGCACTTCGTAGCGGTGAAGTTAGAGTCAATAAAGGCCGGGTAAAACCCATTTATAGAGTTAAACTAGGTGATATGGTCAGACTGCCGCCAATTTCGACCGAACAGAACATCAATTCGCAAGCTAGCGTACCTAAGAATTTGATAGGTCAATTGGAAGACCAAATTATATTTGAAAATGAGCACCTTCTAGTGATCAATAAACCTGCTGGAATTGCGGTACATAGTGGGACTGGTGAACGTTGGGGGGTGATTGAGGCATTTCGTGCAAGCAGAGAGCATCAACCATTTCTAGAATTAGCTCATCGCATCGACAAAGATACCAGTGGATGTTTGGTATTAGCTAAAACTCGGCGTGCCTTACTAGATGTTCAAGATGCGCTACATGCTAAAGAATCGCGTAAAGAATATATTTTTCTTGTCAAAGGTGACTGGAAGATTAAAAAGCATACAGTCGAGCATGCGCTAGAAAAGCAGGCAAATAATAGCATCGGATCTAAAATGGCTGGCTCTGAATCGGGTAAAGATGCCATTACCATATTCACAACAAAAGAGCGCTTCAAAAAGCACTCGCTTATGTCTGCAAGTATTTTGACTGGTCGTACCCATCAAATTAGAGTCCATGCTCAGCTCGAAGGCCATCCCATCGCGGGAGACAAGCGATATGGCGACTTTGAATATAATCGTGAGTTACAAAAATTAGGATTACAGCGTATGTTTTTACATGCAGATTATCTGAAACTTTGTCTATCGGCTCTCAGTCAGACATTAGAGTTTCGAGCACCACTTCCCGAGGAGCTGAAAAAGCTGTGTAAACGGCTGCGCAAAGGGGAGTAG
- the sppA gene encoding signal peptide peptidase SppA, translating into MDESKTNWERDAIVELANAGLKEQRRARRWGIFFKLFFVAYLIIFLITFVGSKKADSLMSNERHTALVSLSGVIADGEDASANNVVYGLRQAFDNENSAAVILSINSPGGSPVQSAYIYNEIKRLREEYPTKPLYSVVSDICASGGVYVAVAADKIFANESSIVGSIGVRMDGFGLEGTIEKLGIERRLLTAGKHKALLDPFSPENPVEKQHVQTMLNEIHQEFIDVVKEGRGDRLSDDPTLFTGLFWTGTKAMELGLVDGLGSAGYVAREVVGVEEIVDYSYQEDIFQRFAGRIGSSIGSQLRLWLEGVNIR; encoded by the coding sequence ATGGATGAATCCAAAACTAATTGGGAACGTGATGCCATTGTTGAGTTAGCCAATGCAGGACTCAAAGAGCAACGTCGTGCCAGACGATGGGGAATATTTTTTAAATTATTCTTTGTTGCCTATTTAATTATTTTTTTGATTACGTTTGTTGGTTCAAAGAAGGCTGATAGCTTGATGTCCAATGAACGCCACACCGCACTAGTCAGCTTATCTGGTGTCATTGCCGATGGCGAAGACGCTAGTGCAAATAATGTTGTTTATGGATTACGTCAAGCCTTTGACAACGAAAACTCTGCGGCTGTTATTCTAAGTATTAATAGTCCTGGTGGTTCGCCAGTTCAGTCTGCGTATATTTATAATGAAATTAAAAGATTGCGAGAAGAGTATCCAACTAAACCTTTATATTCAGTAGTATCAGACATTTGTGCATCGGGCGGTGTATACGTAGCAGTTGCTGCTGATAAAATTTTTGCAAATGAATCAAGTATAGTGGGTTCTATTGGTGTACGCATGGATGGGTTTGGTTTGGAAGGAACCATTGAAAAACTAGGCATTGAAAGACGGTTATTAACTGCGGGTAAGCATAAAGCATTACTTGATCCATTCTCACCGGAGAATCCTGTCGAAAAGCAACACGTACAAACCATGCTAAATGAAATTCATCAAGAATTTATTGATGTGGTTAAAGAGGGGCGTGGTGATCGTTTATCTGATGACCCAACATTGTTTACTGGGTTGTTTTGGACGGGTACTAAAGCGATGGAGCTTGGCTTGGTTGATGGCTTAGGTAGTGCCGGCTATGTTGCTCGTGAAGTCGTTGGTGTTGAAGAAATTGTTGATTACTCATATCAAGAAGACATATTTCAACGTTTTGCAGGACGAATTGGAAGTTCTATTGGTTCACAACTAAGACTTTGGCTGGAAGGTGTAAACATTCGTTAA
- a CDS encoding nucleoside triphosphate pyrophosphatase: MTRLILASSSPYRKELLERLHIKFECISPNIDESSLENEQPGAYVQRLAIEKAAEIGKTHADSLIIGSDQCCVNDNIILGKPKDRNNAIEQLRAASGKEIRFLTAVSIQHPSSNWHREWVDVFTVEFRKLSMSEIDRYLDVEQPFDSAGSFKSEKLGISLCESMHGDDPTALIGLPLISVAQYLREFGLQVP; encoded by the coding sequence ATGACCCGTCTAATTCTTGCTTCAAGCTCACCTTATCGAAAAGAATTACTGGAAAGACTGCATATCAAATTTGAGTGTATCTCCCCCAATATTGATGAATCTAGCCTCGAAAATGAGCAACCTGGTGCCTATGTTCAGCGATTAGCAATTGAAAAAGCCGCTGAAATTGGCAAAACACACGCTGACAGTTTGATCATTGGATCTGATCAGTGCTGTGTTAATGACAATATTATTCTCGGTAAACCTAAAGATCGGAATAATGCCATCGAACAGCTCAGAGCTGCTTCAGGCAAAGAAATTCGATTTCTCACAGCCGTGTCTATTCAACATCCATCATCTAATTGGCACCGAGAATGGGTGGATGTATTCACCGTAGAATTCAGAAAATTATCGATGTCTGAAATCGATCGCTATCTAGATGTTGAACAACCTTTCGACTCTGCAGGTAGTTTCAAGTCTGAGAAATTAGGAATTTCTTTGTGCGAATCCATGCACGGTGATGACCCCACCGCCTTAATTGGTTTACCGTTAATTAGCGTCGCGCAGTATTTAAGAGAGTTTGGATTACAAGTACCTTAA
- a CDS encoding YceD family protein — protein sequence MSNDLPLRFDPVLFAKRGRQFAGNLPVQDMPRIMELAPNSDGEFRVTMEFSTSSLQFPMVKGTIEGEVVQSCQRCMGDAAVPISGEFQLLLVSPDSLEMASEEGHEIFEYDGQQITTASLIEDEIILSMPIVAKHSDVEKCESTVKQWMHEFDEVPTDEKENPFAKLKDLKL from the coding sequence ATGAGCAACGATCTACCTTTGCGTTTTGACCCCGTTTTATTTGCTAAACGTGGGCGCCAATTCGCGGGAAATCTTCCTGTCCAGGATATGCCTAGAATTATGGAGTTGGCACCTAACTCGGACGGTGAATTTCGTGTAACGATGGAGTTTTCTACCTCTTCGCTACAGTTTCCAATGGTCAAAGGTACTATTGAAGGCGAGGTCGTGCAATCGTGCCAACGGTGTATGGGTGATGCAGCTGTCCCAATTAGTGGAGAGTTCCAGCTGTTATTAGTATCACCAGACTCATTAGAGATGGCCAGTGAAGAAGGACATGAAATTTTTGAATATGACGGGCAACAAATTACAACTGCCAGTTTAATTGAAGATGAAATTATTCTGTCTATGCCTATTGTTGCGAAACATTCGGACGTAGAAAAATGCGAATCCACTGTCAAGCAATGGATGCATGAATTTGATGAAGTGCCAACGGATGAAAAAGAAAATCCGTTTGCAAAGCTGAAAGACTTAAAACTTTAA
- the rpmF gene encoding 50S ribosomal protein L32 → MAVQQNRKTPSKRGMRRAHDALKAETLSIEPTTGETHRRHHVSPDGFYRGRQVIKQDEVDEDED, encoded by the coding sequence ATGGCAGTACAACAGAATCGAAAAACACCATCGAAGAGAGGCATGCGACGAGCACACGATGCATTGAAGGCTGAAACTCTTTCTATCGAGCCTACTACTGGTGAAACTCATCGTAGACATCACGTTAGCCCTGATGGTTTCTACCGTGGACGCCAAGTTATCAAGCAAGACGAAGTAGACGAAGACGAAGATTAG
- the plsX gene encoding phosphate acyltransferase PlsX: MTNTIALDAMGGDFGPKVVVPAALSALKKHDDLNLILVGDQTKIETELEQASSELSHRLIIHNATQVVEMNEPPAQALRSKKDSSMRVAINLVKEDQAQACVSAGNTGALMATARYVLHTLAGIDRPAINTTLPALNGHTHMLDLGANVDCKAENLFQFAVMGSVLASAVDDLVSPRVGLLNVGSEAIKGNDQVKEANVLLENSALNYIGYVEGDDIFCGDVDVIACDGFVGNVSLKTSEGVAKLISSYAKKSFTKNIYTKFIALLATPILNEFKNSIDPRGYNGASLLGLKGIVIKSHGGADAFSFEHAIYIAYIEAKKSVPTLIDKQLENYLA, from the coding sequence ATGACTAATACAATCGCACTAGATGCAATGGGTGGAGACTTTGGTCCCAAAGTTGTTGTGCCCGCTGCATTAAGTGCATTAAAAAAACATGATGATCTCAATCTTATTTTGGTGGGAGATCAGACGAAAATCGAAACTGAGCTGGAACAAGCATCAAGTGAGCTATCTCACCGACTCATAATTCATAATGCAACACAAGTAGTAGAGATGAATGAGCCTCCGGCGCAAGCATTACGTTCTAAAAAAGATTCATCAATGCGTGTGGCAATTAATTTAGTTAAAGAAGATCAAGCACAAGCATGCGTTAGTGCCGGTAACACAGGTGCTTTGATGGCGACAGCAAGATATGTATTGCATACTTTGGCAGGCATAGATAGACCTGCAATAAATACAACTTTGCCCGCTTTGAATGGTCATACTCATATGTTAGACCTGGGTGCAAATGTAGACTGTAAAGCAGAAAACTTATTTCAGTTTGCTGTCATGGGTTCAGTATTAGCAAGTGCGGTAGATGATCTTGTATCGCCAAGGGTTGGTTTGCTCAATGTTGGTTCAGAGGCAATTAAAGGTAATGATCAGGTAAAAGAAGCGAATGTGTTATTGGAAAATAGTGCATTAAATTACATAGGCTATGTTGAAGGTGATGATATATTCTGTGGTGATGTCGATGTCATAGCCTGTGATGGCTTTGTTGGAAATGTATCGCTTAAGACAAGTGAAGGTGTGGCTAAACTTATTTCCAGTTATGCTAAAAAATCATTCACTAAAAACATTTATACTAAATTTATAGCGTTATTAGCAACACCAATATTGAATGAATTTAAAAATTCTATCGACCCAAGGGGTTATAATGGTGCATCTTTGCTGGGGCTTAAAGGTATAGTGATCAAGAGCCATGGTGGCGCAGATGCTTTTTCATTTGAGCATGCTATTTATATTGCTTATATAGAAGCAAAGAAGAGTGTACCAACGCTAATTGATAAACAACTAGAAAACTATTTGGCATAA
- a CDS encoding beta-ketoacyl-ACP synthase III: MKYSKIIGTGSYLPERILTNKDLESMVDTADDWIQERTGIKERHIAAEGETTADLGVIAARRAMEMAGKTKENIDLIIVATTTADKVFPSTACLIQKRLDIHGCPAFDVQAVCTGFVYALAIADNFIKAGTVKTALVIGAETLSRIVDWTDRSTCVLFADGGGAVVLEESEEPGILSTHLHADGSYEHLLHVPRGISEGYDLLKKGEAYIYMKGNEVFKMAVNTLGKIADETLIANNYDKSQIDWLVPHQANTRIIQATAKKLKLSMDRVVVTVDRHGNTSAASIPLALDTAVRDGRIKKGESIILEAFGGGFTWGSALLIY, encoded by the coding sequence ATGAAATACTCAAAAATCATTGGAACTGGAAGTTATTTGCCAGAAAGAATTTTGACTAATAAAGATCTTGAATCAATGGTGGATACTGCAGATGATTGGATTCAAGAACGTACAGGAATTAAAGAACGTCATATTGCAGCAGAAGGTGAAACGACTGCAGACTTAGGTGTTATTGCAGCAAGACGCGCAATGGAAATGGCGGGCAAAACTAAAGAAAATATTGATTTAATTATTGTTGCAACAACCACGGCGGACAAGGTTTTTCCAAGCACTGCATGTTTAATACAAAAGCGTTTAGATATTCATGGATGCCCTGCATTTGATGTTCAGGCAGTATGCACTGGTTTCGTTTATGCATTAGCTATTGCTGACAACTTCATTAAGGCTGGAACAGTGAAGACTGCATTAGTTATTGGTGCAGAAACACTTTCGCGAATTGTTGACTGGACTGACCGCAGCACCTGTGTGTTATTTGCTGATGGCGGCGGTGCAGTCGTATTAGAAGAAAGTGAAGAGCCTGGTATTTTATCAACTCATTTGCATGCCGACGGCAGTTATGAACATTTATTGCATGTACCGCGAGGTATATCTGAAGGCTATGACTTATTGAAGAAAGGTGAAGCCTACATATATATGAAAGGCAATGAAGTGTTTAAGATGGCAGTGAACACGTTAGGTAAAATTGCCGACGAAACATTAATTGCAAATAACTATGATAAATCGCAAATTGATTGGTTGGTTCCGCATCAAGCGAATACCAGAATTATTCAAGCGACTGCTAAAAAGTTAAAGTTATCTATGGATCGTGTTGTTGTCACGGTTGATAGACATGGCAATACCTCAGCTGCCTCAATACCATTAGCGTTAGATACTGCGGTGCGCGATGGTAGAATTAAAAAAGGTGAATCAATTATCTTAGAAGCATTTGGTGGTGGATTTACTTGGGGTTCTGCGCTACTTATTTATTAG
- a CDS encoding uracil-DNA glycosylase: MVATKKFSTRCKQCPRLADFLAESKQKFPDYFCKPVPPFGDDKAKLLIVGLAPGLHGANATGRPFTGDYAGILLYETLHRFGFSSAPESKHVKDGLQLLGARITNAVKCVPPQNKPTPAEIKTCNQYIQQELLSLSSDNIVLALGRIAHETTLRSLGLRLKDYPFGHGTVHHLPDQFILVDSYHCSRYNTSTKRLTVDQFEAVFVKIRDLIDS; the protein is encoded by the coding sequence ATAGTGGCCACAAAAAAATTCTCCACGCGCTGTAAACAATGTCCTCGACTTGCTGATTTTCTAGCAGAGTCAAAGCAAAAATTCCCTGATTACTTCTGTAAACCAGTACCACCGTTTGGTGATGATAAAGCAAAATTACTAATTGTCGGTTTAGCGCCAGGGTTGCACGGAGCAAATGCTACTGGAAGACCATTTACAGGCGACTATGCGGGTATTCTACTATATGAAACGCTCCATAGATTTGGTTTTTCAAGTGCACCAGAATCTAAGCATGTAAAAGACGGCTTGCAGTTACTAGGTGCACGTATTACAAATGCTGTGAAATGTGTGCCACCACAAAATAAGCCGACTCCTGCAGAAATAAAAACCTGTAATCAATATATACAACAAGAATTGCTTAGCTTATCGTCAGATAATATTGTATTAGCGCTTGGGCGTATCGCTCATGAAACAACATTGAGATCGCTGGGTTTGCGTTTAAAAGACTATCCATTTGGACATGGAACAGTGCACCATCTGCCTGATCAATTCATATTGGTAGATTCATATCATTGTAGCCGCTATAACACATCGACCAAGCGTCTGACAGTCGATCAATTTGAAGCAGTATTCGTTAAAATCAGAGATCTAATTGACTCGTAG
- the uvrC gene encoding excinuclease ABC subunit UvrC: MPETPTQFDNKAFLKTLTQQPGVYRMLNSDSSILYVGKAKNLKKRVSSYFNRSSISPRIKQMIQQVTAMEVTVTNTEAEALLLENNLIKEHRPKYNILLRDDKSYPYILLSNHEFPSLSFYRGSKKKKGEYFGPYASVGAVRETLSLLQKTFKVRQCSESYYRNRSRPCLQYQIERCTAPCVNMVSEKIYGNDVDFARKFLQGKSEQVVDHLVSEMEKASSDLEFEHAAKLRDQIEALRQVSQQQYVSDLSGDCDIITCRMRDSLACVQVFQVRNKMNLGNKCFFPKTPAHYNEQQLLSAFIGQYYLHRRPPEEIITAHEPTESDVLAEMLSNQREAKVKITSSVRGKRARWLEFANKNVVTAFESRLASQSGMEQRFNALEDIFKLSDPIQRMECFDISHTSGELTVASCVVFNREGPSKSEYRKFNIEGITPGDDYAAMLQALTRRYTRIKKGEGKLPDILFIDGGKGQLTQAGQVIEELQVTGVLVVGVAKGVERKPGMEQLFVLGDKQPIHLSSDSLALHLIQQIRDEAHRFAITGHRKRRNKSRTMSPLEGIAGLGPKRRQSLLKHFGGLRGIERASEQELAKVTGISKQLAQTIHETLHSH, encoded by the coding sequence ATGCCTGAGACACCTACACAATTTGATAATAAGGCGTTTCTAAAAACGTTGACTCAACAGCCCGGCGTGTATCGCATGTTAAATAGCGATTCATCTATTCTTTATGTAGGCAAAGCTAAGAATCTTAAAAAGCGAGTCTCTTCCTATTTTAATCGCAGCAGCATAAGTCCACGTATTAAGCAGATGATTCAACAAGTGACAGCCATGGAAGTGACTGTGACAAATACAGAAGCAGAAGCTTTGCTGCTAGAAAATAACTTAATTAAGGAACACCGCCCAAAATATAATATTTTATTGCGCGACGATAAAAGTTATCCCTACATCTTGTTGTCTAATCATGAATTTCCTAGTTTAAGTTTCTATCGAGGATCAAAGAAAAAGAAAGGTGAATATTTTGGTCCTTATGCCAGCGTTGGCGCGGTACGTGAAACTTTAAGTTTATTGCAAAAAACGTTTAAGGTGCGTCAATGCAGTGAAAGTTATTATCGCAATCGTTCACGCCCTTGTTTGCAGTATCAAATTGAAAGATGTACGGCACCTTGTGTGAATATGGTTAGTGAAAAAATTTATGGTAATGATGTAGATTTTGCACGCAAGTTTTTACAGGGTAAAAGTGAACAAGTTGTTGACCATCTTGTGTCTGAAATGGAAAAAGCTTCTAGTGATTTGGAATTTGAACATGCCGCTAAATTGCGTGATCAAATAGAGGCATTAAGACAAGTCTCACAACAACAATACGTCAGTGACTTGTCTGGAGACTGTGACATTATCACTTGCCGCATGCGTGACTCTTTAGCCTGTGTGCAAGTGTTCCAAGTGCGTAATAAAATGAATCTGGGCAATAAATGTTTTTTCCCTAAAACGCCTGCACATTATAATGAGCAGCAATTACTGTCAGCTTTTATTGGCCAATACTACTTGCACCGTAGACCACCAGAAGAAATTATCACCGCACATGAACCAACAGAAAGTGATGTGCTAGCAGAAATGCTATCAAATCAACGTGAAGCAAAAGTGAAAATAACTTCATCAGTGCGTGGCAAACGAGCACGCTGGTTAGAGTTTGCCAATAAAAATGTCGTTACTGCCTTTGAATCTCGTTTGGCTAGTCAATCTGGTATGGAACAACGTTTTAATGCGCTGGAAGATATCTTTAAGTTATCGGACCCAATTCAACGTATGGAATGTTTTGATATTAGCCACACTTCAGGAGAACTAACGGTGGCTTCATGTGTTGTGTTTAATAGAGAAGGGCCAAGTAAATCTGAATATCGAAAATTTAATATAGAAGGTATTACACCTGGCGATGATTATGCAGCAATGTTGCAAGCCTTAACGCGTCGTTATACAAGAATTAAAAAAGGCGAGGGTAAGTTACCCGACATCTTGTTTATTGATGGTGGTAAGGGCCAACTCACACAAGCCGGACAAGTGATAGAAGAACTGCAGGTGACAGGTGTATTGGTTGTGGGTGTGGCTAAAGGTGTTGAAAGAAAGCCCGGTATGGAACAATTATTTGTATTGGGTGATAAACAACCGATTCACTTGAGCAGTGATTCATTGGCATTGCACCTGATTCAGCAGATTCGTGATGAAGCACACCGATTTGCCATCACAGGACACCGGAAACGCAGAAATAAATCACGTACAATGTCTCCATTAGAAGGAATTGCCGGACTAGGGCCCAAGCGTCGCCAAAGTTTGTTAAAACATTTTGGAGGGTTGCGGGGTATAGAGAGAGCAAGTGAACAAGAACTTGCCAAAGTCACGGGAATCAGTAAACAACTGGCACAGACCATACACGAAACATTGCATAGTCATTAA
- the pgsA gene encoding CDP-diacylglycerol--glycerol-3-phosphate 3-phosphatidyltransferase, with protein MSYTIPNMLTLLRIGLIPLLIVVYFSSIPYAMPIAAIIFTIAGLTDLLDGYLARKLNQTSAFGAFLDPVADKLIVTCALVIVVYKHPSMHVLIPALIIIGREITVSALREWMAELGNRAKVSVSYLGKIKTTVQIIAIIFLLWHQPFIGIPTFEVGQWLLDIAAVLTVISMIDYLRAAFRSD; from the coding sequence ATGTCTTACACCATACCTAACATGCTCACGCTACTACGTATTGGCTTAATTCCATTGCTAATCGTGGTCTACTTTTCTTCCATTCCTTATGCCATGCCGATTGCAGCAATTATTTTTACAATCGCTGGGCTGACAGACCTATTGGATGGTTACCTGGCAAGAAAACTTAACCAAACCTCTGCTTTTGGTGCATTTTTAGATCCTGTGGCGGATAAGCTTATTGTCACCTGTGCTTTGGTGATCGTTGTGTATAAGCATCCCAGCATGCATGTGTTGATACCGGCGCTTATTATCATCGGGCGTGAAATAACAGTCTCTGCATTACGCGAATGGATGGCAGAGCTCGGTAATCGCGCCAAAGTGTCTGTGTCTTATCTGGGTAAAATTAAAACCACTGTACAAATTATCGCTATTATATTTTTGTTATGGCATCAACCGTTTATTGGAATTCCTACCTTTGAGGTGGGTCAGTGGTTGTTAGATATTGCGGCTGTATTGACGGTTATTTCTATGATTGATTATCTAAGAGCAGCATTTAGATCAGATTAA
- a CDS encoding AAA family ATPase — translation MAGVPTNELTTPSLAMRVRNAVHLHNVKYPARNWILSPWLKQRMLVLVHAPTGVGKSWFCWSLAVGIASGKGFADWACENPAKVLIIDGEMQPDDLQDRLKFLMHCLELSDEQKEVLKNNLLVIARQDQALDTEFPDLHDPEGQEILLDDIRTLNPEVVILDNLSTLADLPDENAASSYNSIFKFLTRLKQERTGILVHHDRKGSTKDSSEGYRGSSKMAAIFEQRIHISKVEDHKKPKDTGACFYTEFKKNRYLGDETLKSRIFALHPDEGWTIQSDEDEILTQVAEAVRSCTYISQAELGEYFGHQKAWANKKIRKCMIQGLLTESEWLNSVQKAKEKQALEAMDERALQELTL, via the coding sequence ATGGCTGGAGTTCCAACGAATGAATTAACTACACCATCCTTAGCAATGCGAGTACGCAATGCTGTGCACTTACATAACGTCAAATATCCCGCCCGTAATTGGATACTCTCTCCATGGCTCAAGCAAAGAATGTTAGTACTGGTGCATGCACCGACAGGCGTGGGTAAGAGTTGGTTTTGTTGGAGTCTTGCCGTTGGCATTGCATCTGGCAAAGGATTTGCAGATTGGGCATGCGAAAATCCTGCAAAAGTATTGATCATTGATGGCGAAATGCAACCGGATGACTTACAGGACCGATTGAAATTTTTAATGCACTGTCTTGAGCTTAGTGATGAGCAAAAAGAAGTCTTGAAGAACAATCTGTTGGTAATTGCACGACAAGACCAAGCACTCGATACAGAATTTCCTGATTTACATGATCCTGAAGGACAAGAAATTCTTCTTGATGATATTCGGACATTAAACCCTGAAGTTGTCATCTTAGACAATCTCTCTACTTTGGCAGATCTGCCTGATGAGAATGCCGCGAGCTCTTATAACTCTATCTTTAAGTTTCTCACGCGACTCAAACAAGAACGCACAGGCATTCTTGTTCACCATGACCGAAAAGGATCCACCAAAGATTCCAGTGAAGGTTATCGAGGTAGCAGCAAAATGGCGGCCATCTTTGAACAACGGATTCACATCTCTAAAGTTGAAGACCACAAAAAACCAAAAGACACGGGCGCATGTTTTTATACTGAATTCAAAAAGAACCGTTACTTGGGCGATGAAACATTAAAGTCCCGCATCTTTGCACTCCATCCCGATGAGGGCTGGACGATTCAAAGTGATGAAGATGAAATACTCACACAAGTGGCCGAAGCCGTAAGATCATGTACCTATATCTCGCAAGCCGAGCTTGGAGAATATTTTGGCCACCAGAAGGCTTGGGCGAATAAAAAAATAAGAAAATGCATGATTCAAGGTTTACTGACTGAAAGCGAGTGGCTTAACAGCGTTCAAAAAGCTAAAGAAAAACAAGCATTAGAAGCAATGGATGAGCGAGCGCTGCAAGAGCTAACACTATAG